Proteins from one Listeria innocua genomic window:
- a CDS encoding DUF1444 domain-containing protein, with protein sequence MAKMTTLKMKERLEKELNKPNRQFAYERDSDTLSVTQNGKKVTLAIPQIIANYENDGEAAIEKIIYYVEEGFLAASGNIELKNNTANIYPVVRATSFPDTTKAGEVLLTDEHTAETKIFYAFDLGKSYRFIEKNMLEKEGLSHEEVRKAAFDNLGKLEIPLKKDSVNGNDFYFVRTNDGYDASRLLNVSFLQQMREKLTGEMVLAVPHQDVLIIGAIKDNTGYDVLAHMTMDFFADGLVPITSLPFVYNNGKLEPIFIMAKNRLKE encoded by the coding sequence ATGGCAAAAATGACGACATTAAAAATGAAAGAACGACTAGAGAAGGAACTGAATAAACCTAATCGGCAGTTTGCTTACGAACGAGATAGTGACACACTTTCGGTTACCCAAAATGGCAAAAAAGTAACTTTGGCTATCCCACAAATCATCGCAAATTATGAAAACGATGGTGAAGCTGCGATTGAAAAGATTATTTACTATGTCGAAGAAGGTTTTCTGGCTGCATCCGGAAACATTGAACTCAAAAACAATACAGCGAATATTTATCCCGTTGTTAGAGCGACTTCTTTTCCTGATACCACCAAAGCGGGAGAAGTGCTTTTAACAGATGAACATACCGCTGAAACGAAAATTTTCTATGCGTTTGATTTAGGAAAATCCTACCGTTTCATCGAAAAAAACATGCTGGAAAAAGAAGGGCTTTCCCATGAAGAAGTCAGAAAAGCAGCCTTCGATAATCTGGGAAAACTAGAAATTCCGCTAAAAAAAGACTCGGTTAATGGGAATGATTTTTATTTCGTGCGTACAAATGACGGCTATGATGCGAGTCGTTTACTAAATGTTAGTTTTCTTCAGCAAATGCGCGAAAAGCTAACTGGGGAAATGGTGCTCGCTGTGCCGCATCAAGATGTTTTAATTATTGGCGCTATCAAAGATAATACCGGTTATGACGTTCTGGCGCATATGACGATGGACTTTTTCGCAGATGGACTTGTGCCAATAACCTCTTTGCCATTTGTCTATAATAATGGTAAACTTGAACCGATATTTATAATGGCAAAAAACAGATTAAAGGAGTAG
- the ytpR gene encoding YtpR family tRNA-binding protein translates to MIVNAFYNEKGVGDTLLIETGEVTFENREWERRGDVARIFDRETKQVAGFNIFNSSKYFDITANGKVDLTEELVALMNQVIEKAGFEPEIVADLTPKFVVGYVESKEKHPNADKLNVCQINVGGEVLQIVCGAPNIDAGQKVVVAKIGAVMPSGLIIKPSNLRGEDSFGMVCAARELAIPNAPTEKGILVLEDSATPGEEFPVNF, encoded by the coding sequence GTGATAGTAAACGCATTTTATAATGAAAAAGGGGTAGGGGACACTCTACTAATTGAAACAGGCGAAGTAACATTTGAAAATCGCGAGTGGGAGCGCCGTGGGGATGTCGCACGAATTTTTGACCGCGAAACAAAGCAAGTTGCAGGTTTCAATATTTTTAATAGCTCCAAATACTTTGACATTACTGCAAATGGCAAAGTGGATTTAACTGAAGAACTTGTTGCGTTAATGAATCAAGTTATCGAAAAAGCGGGATTTGAACCTGAAATCGTAGCTGATTTAACCCCGAAATTTGTAGTTGGGTACGTGGAGTCGAAAGAAAAACACCCGAATGCGGATAAATTAAATGTATGCCAGATTAATGTGGGTGGGGAAGTGTTGCAAATTGTTTGTGGCGCCCCAAATATCGATGCTGGACAAAAAGTAGTGGTTGCGAAAATCGGCGCAGTAATGCCTAGTGGTTTAATCATTAAACCGTCTAATTTACGAGGCGAAGATTCTTTCGGCATGGTATGTGCCGCGCGTGAATTGGCAATTCCTAATGCGCCAACTGAAAAAGGTATCCTTGTTTTAGAAGATTCCGCTACACCGGGTGAAGAATTTCCGGTAAATTTTTAA